A region of Peromyscus maniculatus bairdii isolate BWxNUB_F1_BW_parent chromosome 7, HU_Pman_BW_mat_3.1, whole genome shotgun sequence DNA encodes the following proteins:
- the Rbm15b gene encoding putative RNA-binding protein 15B has protein sequence MKRQNERDSSPSGRGSSSSAKRPREREREAEAGGRRAAHKASGGGGGGTKHPVPARARDKPRGSSSGSGGGHRDGRAAGDANHRASSGRSSGAPGGGGRTGKASGDSGTGGASPRASPLPPPPPPPGAEPAGPGSTAAPEYKTLLISSLSPALPAEHLEDRLFHQFKRFGEISLRLSHTPELGRVAYVNFRHPQDAREARQHALARQLLLYDRPLKVEPVYLRGGGGGGGGGSSRRSSSSSAAASTPPPGPPTAADPLGYLPLHGGYQYKQRSLSPVAAPPLREPRARHAAAAFALDAAAAAAVGLSRERALDYYGLYDDRGRPYSYPAVCEEDLMPEDDQRATRNLFIGNLDHSVSEVELRRAFEKYGIIEEVVIKRPARGQGGAYAFLKFQNLDMAHRAKVAMSGRVIGRNPIKIGYGKANPTTRLWVGGLGPNTSLAALAREFDRFGSIRTIDHVKGDSFAYIQYESLDAAQAACAKMRGFPLGGPDRRLRVDFAKAEETRYPQQYQPSPLPVHYELLTDGYTRHRNLDADLRVRDRTPPHLLYSDRDRTFLEGDWTSLSKSSDRRNSLEGYSRSVRSRSGERWGGDGDRSVAKPWEERRKRRSLSSDRGRTAHSPYEERSRTKGGGQQSERGSDRTPERSRKETHSSEGTKESGSNSLSNSRHAEERGLHHHHHEPPDSSHGKKTRESERNHRTTEAEPKTLEEPKHETKKLKTLSEYAQTLQLGWNGLLVLKNSCFPTSMHILEGDQGVISGLLKDHTSGSKLTQLKIAQRLRLDQPKLDEVTRRIKQGSPNGYAVLLAIQSTPSGPGTEGVPTVEPGLQRRLLRNLVSYLKQKQAAGVISLPVGGSKGRDSTGMLYAFPPCDFSQQYLQSALRTLGKLEDEHMVIVIVRDTA, from the coding sequence GCGGCAGAACGAGCGAGACTCCAGCCCGAGCGGGCGTGGCTCGTCATCGTCCGCCAAGCGGCCGCGGGAGCGCgaacgggaggcagaggcgggcgggcGGCGAGCAGCGCACAAGGcctccggcggcggcggcggcggcaccaaGCACCCGGTCCCAGCGCGGGCTCGTGACAAGCCccgcggcagcagcagcggcagcggcggcgggcaTCGCGACGGCCGCGCCGCCGGGGATGCGAATCACCGCGCGAGCAGCGGGCGCTCCTCGGGCGCGCCCGGAGGCGGAGGGCGCACCGGCAAGGCCTCCGGGGACTCCGGGACGGGCGGCGCGTCGCCCCGCGCATCTCCGCtcccgccgcctccgccgccccCCGGGGCGGAACCTGCGGGTCCCGGCTCCACGGCGGCTCCGGAATACAAGACGCTCCTCATCAGCAGCCTGAGCCCCGCGCTGCCGGCCGAGCACCTGGAGGACCGGCTCTTCCACCAGTTCAAGCGCTTCGGGGAGATCAGCCTGCGCCTGTCGCACACACCGGAGCTGGGCCGCGTGGCCTACGTGAACTTCCGGCACCCACAGGACGCGCGCGAGGCCCGGCAACACGCGCTGgcccggcagctgctgctctaCGACCGCCCGCTCAAGGTAGAGCCGGTCTACctgcgcggcggcggcggcggcggcggcggcgggagcagccggcgcagcagcagcagcagcgccgcTGCCTCCACGCCGCCCCCGGGGCCTCCCACGGCCGCCGACCCGCTGGGCTACCTGCCGCTGCACGGGGGCTACCAGTACAAGCAGCGCTCGCTGTCTCCCGTGGCCGCCCCGCCCCTGCGGGAGCCCCGCGCCCGGCACGCCGCGGCCGCCTTTGCCCTGGatgcggcggccgcggcggccgTGGGGCTGTCCCGGGAGCGGGCCTTGGACTACTACGGGCTGTACGACGACCGCGGGCGCCCCTACAGCTACCCGGCCGTGTGCGAGGAAGACCTGATGCCCGAGGACGACCAGAGGGCCACCCGAAACCTCTTCATCGGGAACCTGGACCACAGCGTATCCGAGGTGGAGCTCCGACGGGCCTTCGAGAAGTACGGCATCATCGAGGAGGTGGTCATCAAGAGGCCTGCCCGGGGCCAGGGTGGTGCCTATGCCTTCCTCAAGTTTCAGAACCTGGACATGGCGCACAGGGCCAAAGTGGCCATGTCCGGCCGGGTGATTGGCAGAAACCCTATAAAGATAGGCTACGGCAAGGCTAACCCCACCACCCGCCTCTGGGTGGGTGGCCTGGGACCCAACACCTCGCTGGCGGCCCTGGCCAGGGAATTCGATCGCTTTGGGAGCATCCGGACCATCGACCACGTCAAAGGAGACAGCTTTGCCTACATCCAGTACGAGAGCCTGGACGCAGCCCAAGCCGCCTGCGCTAAAATGAGGGGCTTTCCCTTGGGTGGTCCAGATCGCAGGCTCAGGGTGGATTTTGCCAAAGCGGAAGAGACTCGCTATCCCCAGCAGTACCAGCCCTCACCTCTCCCTGTGCACTATGAGCTGCTCACTGACGGGTATACGCGGCATCGAAACCTGGACGCTGACCTTAGGGTGCGGGATAGGACCCCTCCGCACCTGCTGTATTCAGACCGAGACCGGACCTTTTTGGAAGGGGACTGGACCAGCCTCAGTAAAAGTTCGGACCGCAGGAACAGCCTGGAGGGGTACAGCCGCTCAGTGCGCAGCCGGAGTGGTGAAcgctggggaggagatggggaccGGAGCGTAGCCAAGCCCTGGGAGGAGAGACGCAAGCGGAGGAGCCTCTCCAGTGACCGCGGAAGGACAGCCCACTCCCCTTATGAGGAACGGAGCAGGACCAAGGGTGGGGGGCAGCAGTCTGAGCGAGGCTCGGACCGCACCCCTGAGCGTAGCCGGAAGGAGACCCACTCCAGTGAAGGGACCAAGGAGTCAGGCAGCAACTCCCTCAGCAACAGCCGGCATGCCGAGGAGAGgggcctccaccaccaccaccacgagcCTCCCGACTCTTCCCACGGGAAAAAGACCAGAGAGAGTGAACGCAATCATCGGACCACGGAGGCAGAGCCCAAGACTCTTGAAGAGCCAAAACACGAGACCAAAAAGCTAAAGACTCTTTCCGAGTATGCTCAGACGCTGCAGCTGGGTTGGAATGGGCTTCTAGTTTTGAAAAACAGCTGCTTTCCAACATCTATGCACATCCTAGAGGGGGACCAGGGAGTTATCAGCGGCCTCCTCAAAGACCACACTTCTGGCAGCAAGCTGACCCAGCTCAAGATCGCCCAGCGCCTTCGACTGGACCAGCCCAAGCTGGACGAGGTCACCCGCCGCATCAAGCAGGGGAGCCCTAACGGCTATGCAGTGCTCCTGGCCATCCAGTCCACCCCCAGTGGGCCTGGCACTGAAGGGGTGCCCACGGTGGAGCCAGGCCTACAGAGGCGGCTTCTCAGGAACCTGGTCTCCTACTTGAAACAGAAGCAGGCTGCGGGGGTGATCAGCCTGCCGGTGGGTGGGTCTAAGGGCAGAGACAGCACGGGCATGCTCTATGCCTTCCCGCCCTGTGACTTCTCACAGCAGTACCTCCAGTCAGCTCTGAGGACACTGGGCAAGCTGGAGGACGAACACATGGTGATCGTTATTGTCCGGGACACTGCCTAG